AGTTTTAATAACAATTgtagaatttttaattttatggagaacaaataaattttaattttacctATTTTTTGTCTTTGTTTTTCAAACTGAACCAACCTATCTTTCACCGGTACGGTTTTCTCTGTTGGAGAAGAACATACAGTTAAGAAGTTTTGATAAACATGTAATACaatgtttaatattttagtATACTAAATATACCTTTTGGCatcttgttttgttctttttcttcttcttcttcccattcttcatcttcctcatcttcctcatcttcttcctcttcttcctcttcttcctcattttgttcttcctcctcttcttgctcttcttcatcatttccctctaactcctcttcttcttgaacctcttcttcttcttcctttctttttttcattttccttttcccTTTAACATTGACTTTTGCAAGTTCTGTGAACAGAACAAAATAGTAAAAATGTTTGAACATATTACCCAAAAACTTTGAACGAAATAGTAAAGCTTTGAACATAAGATAATAAACTTGGAACATAATGGAGAAAACTTTGAACTTAATATAGAAAACTTTTGAACATGATGGagaaaaactttgaacatataACCAAATAGTTTGAATAACTGTGAGATAAAAACAGAAAGAATTTTTATCCaaacaaaaataacattttatgaTAACCAAATGAACGTTCCTTGAAAAAACTTTGAACAATGTTAAATGTAATACCTGTTTTCTGTTCTTCTTTCACTTCTTCAATatcatttttcttatttcttttcAATGCACTCCTAAGAGGAAGAATTCTTCCCTTAACAGGTGCTTTTTTTTCAACTcctgtaaaaaaaattacaatgtaTTTAACATATTAACATTTTATCAATTATCTTAGATTATTTTTTAACAATGTTTTTTTGTAAATATGTTtacctttttgtttttttatttttattatctcaACATCCAAAGGCTCATCCTCATCTTCTTTCTCAGccgctttccttttctttgGAGTATTTGTTACTTTGGAAGTAACTCCAGAAACATCTACATTATTAACAAATACTAAGTACAACTtacataataatatattttgaaTATTTATTGAAATAAGATTGAACAATGTAAATAGTTACATTTGCCTTCAAATTCTTCTTTGCTAACTACTTCAGCACAAACATTTTGTTGCACTTTCACTATTGATCTTGTACTTCTTCTCGGATTGTATGAATCTGATATGTTGTGCAACTTCTTTTGTAGTTCTTCATCCATAGTAATACTTAGAATGGTGTTCTTCTTGGTAGCTGGTGTCTTCTTTCCTCTTTTTGTGCCTTTACCACCAATGGTTTGAGCTTCACTCTCTGAAGCATTTACATTTTCAACCACCATGGCAATTGCTTTTGTGGCATCAtcgtcttcttttttctttctctcatcttctcttttctttctctcaGCTTCTTTCCTTTCCGCTTCCTCTATCAACTCTTTGTTGTTTTTAGCCATAAGCTGGCTCATTTTTTCTTCatattctttctttctttcctcTAAATCCTTCTTCATTGCTTCAGCtttatcttcttcttccttcttcttatTAGCCTCGATCCTCTTGTTTTCAGCTTCTTTCAGCTCAGCTTCTCTTTGGGCATCACCTGCAGATGCCTTCTCCTCATCCAGTTTTTTCGCTTCTGCATCAGCTGCAGATGCCTTTTCCTCAGCCACTCTTTTGGCTTCTTTCTCAGCTGCATACGCCTTTTTCTGAGCGACTCTTTTGTCTT
This sequence is a window from Spinacia oleracea cultivar Varoflay chromosome 1, BTI_SOV_V1, whole genome shotgun sequence. Protein-coding genes within it:
- the LOC130462645 gene encoding uncharacterized protein; protein product: MDVRDEIDMNKLQNPPKSKKKTKMPKEKKETTGRSSEEQKIGNAKQPDMKETGKYEIEKEIEAEKQIDTFHEGDGKACTTSETEVQKPLSEGDKKSSSKSQPEVQKTSRGNNLLKQLLAKSIKQNNKKKAAQMVAAAAAAAMASKEADKKIDTAAVAAQIEAEKMAPAADAEDKRVAQKKAYAAEKEAKRVAEEKASAADAEAKKLDEEKASAGDAQREAELKEAENKRIEANKKKEEEDKAEAMKKDLEERKKEYEEKMSQLMAKNNKELIEEAERKEAERKKREDERKKKEDDDATKAIAMVVENVNASESEAQTIGGKGTKRGKKTPATKKNTILSITMDEELQKKLHNISDSYNPRRSTRSIVKVQQNVCAEVVSKEEFEGKYVSGVTSKVTNTPKKRKAAEKEDEDEPLDVEIIKIKKQKGVEKKAPVKGRILPLRSALKRNKKNDIEEVKEEQKTELAKVNVKGKRKMKKRKEEEEEVQEEEELEGNDEEEQEEEEEQNEEEEEEEEEDEEDEEDEEWEEEEEKEQNKMPKEKTVPVKDRTAAKANLPAERKTKRKITDEEYEVKEENIEKALIVEREVSPLAMITKEVPAKKKPKKSIAVYKEKVAEEEEEKTGVRGGHGKFITFISMMNEQKKEAVRNIGLGALLDFQLPTSSQQFVTWLCNNFEENSQYLYLPKNEKILIEFEDVKKIYGLPSGEVDIVEAKSDKASEEFSAFMAR